The region cactgacacttggatgtgaggcgcgcgctgctgacgagagcgagcgcgctggggcttagcctgggccgcaggctgtcgggaaggaggattgtacctacgcttaccagaagcatagggagcagtcttccttcccccgaaaaatcttctacctgtagaggtagaggctgaaggctgccggcgggcgaatttgtcgaatgcggtgtcccgctggtggagagactctaccacctgttcgactttttcaccaaaaatgttgtccgcacggcaaggcgagtccgcaatccgcggctggagtctattctccaggtcggcggcacgcagccatgagagcctgcgcatcaccacaccttgagcagcggccctggacgcaacatcaaaagtgtcataaactcctctggccaggaattttctgcacgccttcagctgcctgaccacctcctgaaaaggcttggcttgctcagggggaagagcatcaaccaagcccgccaactgccgcacattgttccgcatgtgtatgctcgtgtagagctggtaagactggatcttggacacgagcatagaggaatggtaggccttcctcccaaaggagtctaaggttctagcgtccttgcccgggggcgccgaagcatgttccctagaactcttagccttctttagggccagatccacaactccagagtcgtgaggcaactgggtgcgcatcagctctgggtccccatggatccggtactgggactcgatcttcttggggatgtggggattagttacaggttttgtccagttcgcaagcaatgtcttctttaggacatggtgcaagggaacagtggacgcttccttaggtggagaaggatagtccaggagctcaaacatttcagccctgggctcgtcctccacaaccaccgggaaggggatggccgtagacatctcccggacaaaggaagcaaaagacagactctcgggaggagaaagctgtctttcaggagagggagtgggatcagaaggaagaccctcagactcctcgtcagagaaatatctgggatcttcctcttcctcccacgaggcctcaccctcggtgtcagacacaagttcacgaacctgtgtctgcaacctcgccctgctcgactcggtggaaccccgtccacggtgggggcgtcgagaggtagactccctggcccgcatcggcgaagctccctctgccgacgtagtcggggagccttcctgggaggtggccgcggtcggcaccgcacgcggtaccgacgtcggggacctcaacctgggcgatgggccagccggcgccacgctcgacggtaccggaggcgcaagcaccgccggtaccggaggggtagggcgcaacagctctcccagaatctctgggagaacggcccggaggctctcgtttagagtggctgcagagaaaggctgagaggtcgatgcaggcgtcgacgtcagaacctgttccgggcgaggaggctgttccgggctgtccagagtggagcgcatcgacacctcctgaacagagggtgagcggtcctctcggtgccgatgcctgctgggtgccgaatccctcggcgacccagagctctcggtgccgacacggggaggagaccggtgtcgatgcttcttcgacttcttccgaagcatgtcaccggagctccccggcaccgacgaggaggacgtagaatccatccgtcgcttcctcggggccgagaccgaagagggtcgatcccggggggctgtaccgcaggagccctcagggtaggaggagacccacccgaaggctcaccgccaccagcaggggaatggacagccctcacctgcactcctgacgatgcacctccgtctgacgacatcagcagacgaagtctcggtaccaccgacgtcgatgcagtcgcccgatgcctcggcgccgatgcagaggtccgatgcctcgatgcagtcgatggagcggcagccaaggaagatggtccggacgctgacgacgtcgatgcactcgatgcctccggtgccgatgtcgacgaagagcccgagaacaaaacgttccactgggctaatctcgctacctgagtccgcctttgtaacagggaacacagactgcagttctgagggcggtgctgggcccctagacactgaagacacgcagagtgcctatcagtgagcgagattacccgggcgcactgggtgcacttcttgaagccgctggaaggcttcgatgtcatgggcggaaaaatcacgccggcgaaatcaaaagccgaaatggcgaaaattgaagcaccaaaatttagagggagaaaaatctcgaccgaggccaaactaggcctaccccgacaacgaaagaaaacttacggggcaaaagctgagaaaaaatacgggaagggcagaaaacacgaaagggtcttccggaacacttccggagcgctttcCTGAACTTTTTAGaagaaaaaacaagagaaaacacgtcgaaaaggacgcgcgaggtcgactctctggggcacgaacggcgtaacacgaccgtaccgagcgcagacgaaagaagactggccggctcgagccggtttcgggcgggaagacggccgcgcatgcgcggtgcgcatgggcgcgcgaggactagcaaaggcctttgctagtaaactttccgatggagggggctgccgaggacgtcaacccatcagtgagaacaagcagcctgcttgtcctcggagaatttactTTGTCTTTAACCAATATTTAATTGCAGTCTTCAGACTGTAGAGTTCATCATTCAGAGTTTGTTTTATGGTCAGAAGATCTGGATATTTCCAGCTGTGACTAAAATTCCTCGAGAGGAGAGGCCTTTTTGGCTATGCATTCTGAGACTAGGAATATTGTTGCAATTTTTCTTTTAGCATATCCATGCAAGTGCTTGGTTTGATTTGCtagatatttattttttcttctatataccaggggcgtagccagacacccaagtttgggtgggcctggacccaaggtgggtgggcagcacttcgccttgtcctacaagtgatttggtttttccctctcttgcctgcataccatatggtctttcaaacatcccctctcccccgtataccttttaaataccagattttcaccggcagcaaaaagatgttgggagttttgggctggtggggcttggggtccctgccagccacattataggtatgctgctacttggtgggcctgaacctaaagtgggtgggcctgggcccaccccagcccacccttggctacgccactgctatataCTCCTAATTAATTCCACCCACTCCGATCTgttgttgtggtctaaggaagaagaTTATTTGTAATTATTTTGCTATACATTTCCTTAATGTTCTCTTGATTGAAGAAATACAGGAAGAAAGAATCGTGTGTAAATTtgcaaattcataaataaaagcatttttaaaatataaaatcagttAAGCAGCTACTTCTGTTTCTTGTGAGAAACTGGAAGCCGTTACTCTCCCATTTTAACAAGCATGCAGTACTGGCGGCCAGAGCCAGTCAAGGATCCAAGGGTGGAGCAGCAAAAGGAGAATCTCCCTCTTGCTTAGCGGGTAAGAAAAAGtgacagctggcaggaaaattaTGGTGTGGCTAGGGCTCGTGTGTCGTCCTGCTCCACCTGTTCAGCGCCAACAGGCATCGAAATCTGAACAGAGTTGTTTATGCAGTCAAAGGCAAACTAGGAGCAGCGATCAAGAGATTAACCTAGTTCAGACAGTCCAGAATGAACAATCGTTTGGTGTGAGAACACACTGTCACAGTAGTAGGGCACAGCAAAGAGGATTGGATGAACACAGACTCGACACTTTTCACTGTTCTCTGCACTGGCAGTCTGTGTAACTGCTgtttgtcagtggcgtagctaggtgggggcctgggccccagcgctggtctctggcgccgcctcattgcctgccctgccgTCTCTTCCCCCCCATGtcgggcacactccttttagtgaaattgagcgtgctcagtttcactaaaaggagtatgccagacgtgaggggaagagagcaggAGCAGGCAATGAggcggcgccagagaccagcgctggacaaagtctaaagctggtgggggttgaggacctCCATTAGCCAAGATGTTACAGCAGCGGAGAGGCGGTGAcccaaatgtgcccccccccccccaccttgaggtctggctacacatcTCGTTTAAGTTGATGTTTCACTTTAATGACCAAAGTCTGATTATTTACCTCTGAAGTTGTCAGTCTTTGTGCAAAGTTTAATTTATATCTCTGATTCAGGCAGGTGCCCAATTCTAGCCGTATTCGGTCTGTTCATCCACTAAATCATATTTGGTGTGCCATACTGGTGCCTGCTTTCGTCTAGCaactgttcggggggggggggggggttggggtttttttttgtggccatCGAGATGCATCCAGAACTGGGAAAGCAAAGCAATGCAACTCAAGCCTTAAACCGAGAAGTATCAACCATTCTTAATCTGATGCTACAACAGTCTGTACTAATAGCATGGTGGCACTAAATTTGTGGGTACAGTGATTATATAAAAAAGCTGCTAATCACACTTGATTTAATGCAAGCAAAAACAGTGTGGATGTTTTTTAACCCATGAGTCTAATGTGTTAGAGAGCAAGTCCCAAATCTGTTTCTCCAGAAGATGGGGGCGGATCTGGTTTTCAGGTTGTGTGCAATAATACCCAAGTCTTTTTTTCAACAAGCAGCTTTACTTAGCCTGCTATTGTTACCCCCAAAATTGGACCTGATGAGAGATGTAGGCAAGGGACTGGGAACCATTCAACAGCTGTTATGATACATGAAAAATTGGAGATCATTGTCCGTAGCCTATACTTCCTGTTTAAtcagttttccttttcttttgttctcATGTTTATTACTGTTAACTCCTTGCTCTTTACTACCATTTATTTAAAAGCAAACAGAGACCCTTCACATAGTGGGACTTAAGGGAATATGATTCTTccacttttatttatttcccaATCATCATTTTCTAATGAAGGCCTCATAGCTCATCTTATGGAAGCCATCGCACCTTCTGTAGCTGCTGTAGCCTTTGTCAGTTTGGTCTGTAATAAGGGAAACAAGGAGCCGTACATCAAGGCAGGTTGCCTTCCTTAGGGTATACTAAGCCGGCTAAGAAAGCTGGTGTAATGTTAAGCTTCCTACAGGTACAGTTTTTTTGTACTGAGCAAACCAAGGTGCAACACAATTACCCTCCTCAAAGCTatgaacgcactacccacagccctgaaaaccatggacaatctaatcaactttcgcaaatctttgaagacacatctcttcaacaaagcctacaaaaagaacccttaacgacacaaatcaccacccaatacacctcttacaccaccctTTCTAACACCTCCTTCTCTAATACCTCATATACATCTTCTGCTTGATACCGATTGTatacaagatcctgtcatgactatgtcataacaacactctgtaagccacattgagcctgcaagtaggtgggataatgtggggtacaaatgcaataaaaataaataaatgacaacaAACGCACATTTCTAAAATGTTGATGCTGGTTGCTACTTCGTGTCACTATAAGAGACCACTCGGCCTAGAATAATCCAACTGCATTCATCACCAGTAATTAGATTCCCATGGTGTTCTGGTTCCTGCAACAAAGCCCAATTACAACAATGCTTTACTGAGTGCTGCAGTAGCTGACCATAGCAgtttataatgaaataaaatagtTTTAATATAAAAATGAACAAATGACGACACATTCTAGAATGAGGGAAGCCATTTCTGCTGCTCCATGGTCCAGTTATCTTCTCTGGATGGCTACTTTTAAGAagactcctgtttttttttttttgtgaaggttTTCTGTTTGCATAAAATGGTAGAAGGCACTGGGTTAGCATCATGTTTTGTTTTCTGCTGCATGTgctgtttttatgttttgttttcttaaaaaaaaaaaacaatctttttgttgtattaaataaatttttttttagaaggTGAGGAGACTGTATCCGCTGAGATGAGCAAAGACGTCCTTGAAGCAGCTGCCGTGGAGGTTATTGCGGTGACCGCTGAAGCAGCTCCGGGAGAAGCTGCAGTGGAGACATTAGCAGTAACCGTTCAGGAGGATGGCAAGGCAGCTGTGGTAGAAGCTGTTGAGGAGGTCCTGGGAACTGTGCCGAAAGCCGGTGCTGAAGAGGCCTCAGAGCAGAACCAGAGCACTGCAACACCTACAGAGCCACAGGGAAGGGTGGCTGTGGCTAAAGAACCTGTGGAAACGTCAACTGTAGGGAAGGCAGAGCAGGACGCTGGCGTTAGAACAAAGGCCACCTCTGTGCAAGATTAAGCTTTTTCCTATAGACCAGTGATGTGTGCTTCATGGGGTTATCTAGAAACGAACATTTCATGAAAGTTTAGTGAACAAGTTGGGCAAATCATTTCTTCAAAAGGGTCCTGTGGGGTTTCCAACAAAAGATTTTGTTTAAGTAGCATCAAATTACTCAGATTAACTTTTTCTACGTGTTAATGTAGTGCTGGTAAAAGTCTGCCCGAGATTTCTGTACATTTGTCATGTAGGCTAACAGCTCTGGCCACAAGAAatgtctgacttttttttttcacaaggattTCCAGAGGCAAAAGCGCAGggggttttgttttgtgtgtgattttttttttttttttttttttgaaacagggTTTTCACATTGAGATCTCCCTGGTTCATGTTAGATTTTAACTAGCTCTGTGGCTTAAGCTATGCAGCTGTTGCCCTCCTGCCAGCCCCATAACTTTGTTTATCCTGGAAATCTCCACCTATCTACAGCCTGCACTCTGGtcagctctatttatttattttgctgcatttgtatcccacattttctacaGTACTGCATCAGGATGGCACAAGTGAGAGTGGACTTTCTAGTCTTTGGCCTCATGTTCTCTAATTTTCACAGCATTGCCCTAGGCATGGAATTAAGGTAAAGCCGTTTTGAATTGGGCCTTTATTTTAAGAAGCTATCTTATTAAGCTGggttgtttgaatgggatatgaatatgtacaatttttttttaagtgtcagGTTGAGAGAGATGGCCTAGTCGACTTAGAGATTCTTTATAAATATACATTTTAACCTTTTTGGAGGCCTGAATTGGAGACTGTTCAGTGAATTCTAGATTATACTGAATATACTGTCCTCCCTGAATGTGTGAAATTGAAGACTAACATGCATTGTAacagcactatatatatatatatatatatatatataacttttttttttagaattcagTGCTGGCTTTTTGAGGCAAATGtcttgctgatttttattttattgcagcaGTATGAGTAACTTTGCTGAGGCTGGCAGTGTTGTGCAGCCCCTTCCTCAGTACCCCTGATGCTCAGTCAAGATGCTGCGTCATTCTAAGATGCCTAAATTATACTACAAACTGGTACATACATGTTGGAAAGATGGCTATCACTAGAAACTGTGAAAAATGTAATAGCACTAACACGAAATCAAAGCTAAGATGTTTCAGAGCAAAGTACAGTGGCAGAGGAGAATAGCAAGGCCTGGAACCTAGCCCTAGAGAAATGGGTTGGGACACATTTCCAGCTAGCCTTGGTCTTCTGTTGGCTTGTTTTATCAGGGCTTGGTCTAACATTTtgctatttaaaaattttaaatatcaTTGTGTatgattcctccctcccccttttcaagattaaaaaaaattaagcatcTTACTACAGCGTTCTTACCATCAGAGAAGTGTTTTTCTGCTGTAGGTTGATAACAAGCTGCCTGTTGTCCCCCAGAGTCCAATTGCTTCTCAGGTACAGAAGGGAGTTGCAGCTTGCAGTGCTGTTCCAAGAACAGTTACCCTTGCTCACTGTTGAGAGTTGCAATTGTCAGGCAAGGAAGGCAGCCAGCTTCCAAGGATCAGGAGAAACCCTACCACGCCTGTTAAAACACCAGTCTCTAGAGCAAAGCACAAACTTTCCATGGGTGGAGATGAGCTACACCTAGGAAAAAATGAGCAAACAAGCTTCaaggaaggaaaaaaacaaacaaacaaaccacttCAATGTTTGTAGAAACTAAACCAGCTCTCCCATTTTACCACTacataatcctttttttttttttttaggaaggggtgggggggacttGGGCATTATCTGTAGAACCTTTTGCTACCCCTGCCCTAGAAAGAGTAGATTTCCCTTTGACACAGCTGGGGATTTAGCAGTATGGTCTGCATTAAGAGGCTTTTTCTGTCTGGAAGTGAGTCTATACTACTGCATTGTCCATTTGCCTATCTGACAGGGCTGGCCCAACTTGCCCCCTCAGATGATAGGTAAGCCTGTGTGTTTTACTTTTGCTTTTCAGGCTGCACAGGTATGCAGTAAGATTTCCTGCTCTGATGGCTGCTTGCTCTTCTGTCTGTTCTGCGGGGCTAGCCTAGACTGGGTcaggcttgggggagggggggcattatGGATGGAAAATACAATGCTAATGCAAAGGacagtgatttccaaacctggACCTGGAGCCATCTCTTCaccagagagatttgcatgcactgtctccactgcatgcaaatctcatgaatattcagtgtggaggtcccgaaaacctgattggctggggtgcctccagcatcaggtttgggaaccactgatattgGAGTTATCTgtatgggtgctgagccctcccccaCTTCCACTCCAAAACATGTTGCAATGGTACTCAAGACACATTTATAAGAACTAAGTGGGAAAATAAGTAGCATCAACTCTCAATtaaagcatggggggggggggggggatggaaacgAGAggagtaacctgcacagagcagcagttacaaccctacaTACATTATCAAAAGGACCAGATGGGCAAATGTGGCTTTCATctatcatctactatggtacATTGTCAAGGAAAAAGATTTGAACATTGACCCCCATTTGTGATTTGCCaaacagaaacaaacaaacaaaaaaaaaggtttgctatttttttttttaattcagaaatgTCATGATAATTTTGGTTGCTAAGCTctgaattaaaaatatatatattttttcaaaccaACATCCTAAGTTACAGCAGATAAAagaccaaatgacccatccagtctgcccaac is a window of Microcaecilia unicolor chromosome 2, aMicUni1.1, whole genome shotgun sequence DNA encoding:
- the MGARP gene encoding protein MGARP translates to MHLCRAAWRKLVPLARASSTPLLRNAPLRSMSSSSVPGSSGDGLIYYLVVGVSVAGAGFYIYRTLHRDKARYADRASYIEGRQPEWKAKPWPPQSGNEGEETVSAEMSKDVLEAAAVEVIAVTAEAAPGEAAVETLAVTVQEDGKAAVVEAVEEVLGTVPKAGAEEASEQNQSTATPTEPQGRVAVAKEPVETSTVGKAEQDAGVRTKATSVQD